From Cellulosimicrobium cellulans, the proteins below share one genomic window:
- a CDS encoding sugar phosphate isomerase/epimerase family protein: MSKSQMTRRSLIKALATSTVAVGLGAAVAPVANAAPAPTAAGPLAAAGNGRLVPPGKIGIQLYSIRDKVSSLGFRTVFEQLADIGYSEIEFAGYTQGQVGAITPEEIRQLLDDNGLRAVGSHVGINALRTDLPRQLEIANILGMPHVGTANAPSNVNTVDGYRAAADEFNAWGAQASAAGLKLYQHNHAGEFAFATDRPEVRLYDVFFDNTDPRDVFLEMDVYWAFVGQYRFPGFEPIDYVRNNPHRYPLLHLKDGARNEANPNGFDIIEFDAGDLPYREFLRATKARGTRWGIWEQDNAPTTAVPPNPVDSFGNARRSYTSILGLRG; encoded by the coding sequence ATGAGCAAGTCTCAGATGACGCGCCGCAGCCTGATCAAGGCGCTCGCGACGTCGACCGTGGCCGTGGGCCTCGGTGCCGCCGTCGCCCCGGTGGCCAACGCAGCCCCGGCTCCCACCGCGGCCGGGCCGCTCGCGGCCGCGGGCAACGGTCGCCTGGTGCCCCCGGGCAAGATCGGCATCCAGCTCTACTCGATCCGCGACAAGGTCTCGAGCCTCGGGTTCCGGACGGTGTTCGAGCAGCTCGCCGACATCGGCTACTCCGAGATCGAGTTCGCCGGCTACACCCAGGGTCAGGTCGGCGCGATCACCCCGGAGGAGATCCGCCAGCTCCTCGACGACAACGGGCTGCGCGCCGTCGGCTCCCACGTCGGCATCAACGCGCTGCGCACGGACCTCCCGCGCCAGCTCGAGATCGCGAACATCCTCGGCATGCCGCACGTCGGCACGGCCAACGCCCCGTCGAACGTCAACACGGTCGACGGGTACCGCGCCGCCGCGGACGAGTTCAACGCGTGGGGCGCCCAGGCGAGCGCCGCTGGACTCAAGCTCTACCAGCACAACCACGCGGGCGAGTTCGCGTTCGCGACGGACCGGCCCGAGGTGCGTCTGTACGACGTCTTCTTCGACAACACCGACCCCCGCGACGTGTTCCTCGAGATGGACGTCTACTGGGCCTTCGTGGGCCAGTACCGCTTCCCCGGCTTCGAGCCCATCGACTACGTGCGCAACAACCCGCACCGCTACCCGCTCCTGCACCTCAAGGACGGGGCGCGCAACGAGGCGAACCCGAACGGGTTCGACATCATCGAGTTCGACGCGGGCGACCTGCCCTACCGCGAGTTCCTCCGTGCGACGAAGGCGCGCGGCACGCGCTGGGGCATCTGGGAGCAGGACAACGCCCCGACGACGGCCGTCCCGCCGAACCCGGTCGACTCGTTCGGCAACGCCCGGCGCAGCTACACGTCGATCCTCGGCCTGCGCGGCTGA